A stretch of Streptomyces vietnamensis DNA encodes these proteins:
- a CDS encoding bifunctional metallophosphatase/5'-nucleotidase → MPLNRRAFLESSAAVGAGVALTAGVAAPAEAREARPRPAKRYSFTVMGTTDLHGNVFNWDYFTDKEFDDKAHNDVGLAKISTLVNQVRAEKGEGNTLLIDAGDTIQGTQLSYYYAKVDPITQAGGPVHPMAQAMNAIGYDAAALGNHEFNYGIPVLRKFEEQCDFPLLGANALDAKTLRPAFAPYSMHCLRTPHGKDVKVAVLGLTNPGIAIWDKANVTGRMVFPGLEEQAAKWVPKLRSMGADVVVVSAHSGSSGTSSYGDQLPYIENAAGLVAEQVPGIDAILVGHAHTEIPEYRVKNKETGKDVVLSEPLKWGQRLTLFSFDLVWEKGRWVVEKAGAQVLNSNTVAEDPEITGLLADEHKKVVAYVNQVIGTSTAAMTTADAPWKDEPIIDLINVVQAETVKAALAGGQYANLPVVSQASCFSRTARIPAGEISIKDAAGLYVFENTLEARLMTGAQLKDYLEYSAKYYVQTPAGVPVDTAKLTNADNTPDYNYDALSGLTYEIDIAKPAGSRIVNLSFRGAPIDPAAQFVLAVNNYRANGGGAFPHVAAAPQLWANSDEIRNTIIQWVKAKGTVDPGTFASVDWKLTRDGVPVF, encoded by the coding sequence ATGCCGCTGAACCGCCGGGCCTTCCTGGAGAGCTCCGCCGCCGTCGGAGCCGGAGTCGCTCTCACCGCCGGGGTCGCCGCCCCCGCCGAGGCCCGTGAAGCCCGCCCCCGGCCGGCCAAGCGGTACTCGTTCACCGTGATGGGCACCACCGACCTGCACGGCAACGTCTTCAACTGGGACTACTTCACGGACAAGGAGTTCGACGACAAGGCCCACAACGACGTCGGCCTCGCCAAGATCTCCACCCTGGTGAACCAGGTGCGCGCCGAGAAGGGCGAGGGCAACACGCTCCTCATCGACGCCGGCGACACCATCCAGGGCACCCAGCTGTCCTACTACTACGCCAAGGTCGACCCGATCACCCAGGCCGGCGGCCCCGTCCACCCGATGGCCCAGGCCATGAACGCCATCGGCTACGACGCCGCCGCGCTCGGCAACCACGAGTTCAACTACGGCATCCCGGTGCTGCGGAAGTTCGAGGAGCAGTGCGACTTCCCGCTGCTCGGCGCCAACGCGCTCGACGCCAAGACCCTGCGCCCGGCCTTCGCCCCGTACAGCATGCACTGCCTGCGCACCCCGCACGGCAAGGACGTCAAGGTCGCCGTCCTCGGCCTGACCAACCCGGGCATCGCCATCTGGGACAAGGCGAACGTCACCGGCAGGATGGTCTTCCCCGGTCTCGAGGAGCAGGCCGCGAAGTGGGTGCCGAAGCTGCGCTCGATGGGCGCCGACGTCGTGGTCGTCTCGGCGCACTCCGGCTCCTCCGGCACCTCCTCGTACGGCGACCAGCTCCCGTACATCGAGAACGCCGCCGGGCTCGTCGCCGAGCAGGTGCCAGGCATCGACGCGATCCTCGTCGGGCACGCCCACACCGAGATCCCCGAGTACCGGGTGAAGAACAAGGAGACCGGCAAGGACGTCGTCCTGTCCGAGCCGCTGAAGTGGGGCCAGCGCCTCACCCTCTTCTCCTTCGACCTGGTGTGGGAGAAGGGCCGCTGGGTGGTCGAGAAGGCCGGCGCGCAGGTCCTCAACTCCAACACGGTCGCCGAGGACCCGGAGATCACCGGGCTGCTCGCCGACGAGCACAAGAAGGTCGTCGCGTACGTCAACCAGGTCATCGGCACCTCCACGGCGGCCATGACCACGGCCGACGCGCCGTGGAAGGACGAGCCGATCATCGACCTGATCAACGTCGTCCAGGCCGAGACGGTGAAGGCGGCCCTCGCGGGCGGCCAGTACGCGAACCTTCCGGTGGTCTCGCAGGCGTCCTGCTTCTCCCGGACCGCCCGCATCCCGGCCGGTGAGATCTCCATCAAGGACGCCGCCGGGCTCTACGTCTTCGAGAACACCCTGGAGGCCCGCCTGATGACGGGTGCCCAGCTGAAGGACTACCTGGAGTACTCGGCGAAGTACTACGTCCAGACCCCGGCGGGTGTGCCGGTGGACACCGCGAAGCTGACCAACGCGGACAACACCCCGGACTACAACTACGACGCGCTGTCGGGTCTGACGTACGAGATCGACATCGCCAAGCCGGCCGGCTCGCGGATCGTGAACCTGTCCTTCCGGGGCGCGCCGATCGACCCGGCGGCGCAGTTCGTGCTCGCCGTCAACAACTACCGGGCGAACGGCGGCGGCGCGTTCCCGCACGTCGCCGCCGCCCCGCAGCTGTGGGCGAACTCGGACGAGATCCGCAACACCATCATCCAGTGGGTGAAGGCCAAGGGGACGGTCGACCCGGGCACCTTCGCGTCGGTGGACTGGAAGCTGACCCGGGACGGCGTGCCGGTCTTCTAG
- a CDS encoding lysine N(6)-hydroxylase/L-ornithine N(5)-oxygenase family protein, with protein MTGSTPQQDLDQPHDLVGVGIGPFNLSLAALAHGVPGGLAATFYEQRPAFHWHPGLLIEGATLQVPFLADLVTLADPASPWTFLNYLKSRERLFPFYFAEKFHIQRAEYDAYCRWVSERLPGLRFGHQVDSVRWNPERRLFEVDFTQIDPDGEAEALGRAYTRNVVLGVGTEPYVPEPLRPLADAPGVPVFHSADYLTHRETLLRAGHVTVIGSGQSGAEVFLDLLRARPAGAERIHWLARTEAFAPMEYSKLGLEHFTPDYTRYFHALPEPVRGELMPRQWQLHKGIDAETIAAIHDELYRRTLHGGWPDAVLTPGVRVRTAGRVATTQVELHLEHVQQSTRSRLTTDAVVLATGYRERPVDRMLAGLDPYLRRDSSGRPRVDERYRLVLDPSVTGSVYVQNAERHTHGVGAPDLGLAAWRSATILNAVSGKEPYPLPRRTAFTSFGLETREAPSIPSQDRKLTPLVQH; from the coding sequence ATGACCGGCAGCACCCCCCAGCAGGACCTCGACCAACCCCACGACCTGGTGGGCGTCGGCATCGGCCCCTTCAACCTCTCGCTCGCCGCCCTCGCGCACGGCGTCCCCGGCGGCCTCGCCGCCACCTTCTACGAGCAGCGGCCCGCCTTCCACTGGCACCCGGGACTGCTCATCGAGGGCGCCACCCTCCAGGTTCCCTTCCTCGCCGACCTGGTGACCCTCGCGGACCCGGCCAGCCCCTGGACCTTCCTCAACTACCTGAAGAGCCGCGAGCGCCTCTTCCCCTTCTACTTCGCCGAGAAGTTCCACATCCAGCGCGCCGAGTACGACGCCTACTGCCGCTGGGTCAGCGAGCGGCTCCCCGGACTCCGCTTCGGCCACCAGGTCGACTCGGTCCGCTGGAACCCCGAACGACGCCTCTTCGAGGTCGACTTCACCCAGATCGACCCGGACGGGGAGGCCGAGGCCCTGGGCCGCGCCTACACCCGGAATGTCGTCCTGGGCGTCGGCACCGAGCCGTACGTCCCCGAGCCGCTCCGTCCGCTCGCCGACGCCCCCGGCGTCCCGGTGTTCCACTCCGCCGACTACCTGACCCACCGCGAGACGCTGCTGCGCGCCGGGCACGTCACCGTCATCGGCTCCGGCCAGTCCGGCGCCGAGGTCTTCCTCGACCTGCTCCGGGCCCGCCCCGCCGGAGCCGAGCGCATCCACTGGCTGGCCCGCACCGAGGCCTTCGCCCCGATGGAGTACTCCAAGCTGGGCCTGGAGCACTTCACCCCCGACTACACCCGCTACTTCCACGCCCTGCCCGAGCCCGTGCGCGGCGAACTCATGCCCCGCCAGTGGCAGTTGCACAAGGGCATCGACGCGGAGACGATCGCCGCCATCCACGACGAGCTCTACCGCCGCACCCTGCACGGCGGCTGGCCCGACGCCGTCCTCACCCCCGGCGTCCGGGTCCGCACCGCCGGGCGGGTCGCCACCACCCAGGTCGAACTGCACCTGGAGCACGTGCAGCAGTCCACCCGCTCCCGGCTCACCACCGACGCCGTCGTCCTCGCGACCGGCTACCGGGAGCGCCCGGTGGACCGGATGCTCGCCGGGCTCGATCCGTACCTGCGGCGCGACTCCTCCGGGCGCCCCCGGGTCGACGAGCGCTACCGCCTGGTCCTCGACCCCTCCGTCACCGGCTCCGTGTACGTCCAGAACGCCGAGCGCCACACCCATGGCGTCGGCGCCCCCGACCTGGGCCTCGCGGCCTGGCGCAGCGCGACCATCCTCAACGCGGTCAGCGGCAAGGAGCCGTACCCGCTGCCGCGTCGCACCGCCTTCACCAGCTTCGGCCTGGAGACGCGAGAGGCGCCGAGCATCCCGTCCCAGGACCGGAAGCTGACGCCCCTCGTGCAGCACTAG
- a CDS encoding pyridoxal phosphate-dependent decarboxylase family protein, whose translation MRAAPPPLAVDPTALSRLLGIALDALREGAQARGGPFPAGGPGAVARRIAALGAVLPETGTGPDEALRTLARVLAEGAADPAHPLCAAHLHTPPLALAAAADLAASALNPSMDSWDQAPAASALEAEVTAALAAEVFPDAKTPDALVTTGGTESNQLALLLARERHGAGLRTVVGANAHHSFRRAAWLLGLPEPVVVPAPHGTMDPAALAEALDQDGPTLVAATAGTTDEGLIDPLPEIADVCAAAGAELHVDAAYGGPVLFSRTHRRLLDGLDRARTVTVDLHKLGWQPAAAGLLAVRDAADPAVLGHTADYLNADDDTEAGLPDLLGRSLRTTRRPDVLKTAVTLRALGRSGLGSLVDTCMELARDFADLVEKAPGFDLHARPTLTTVLFRPTGAEDETVAAIRRTLLAEGRAVLGRATADGRLWLKATLLNPHTTPADLADILTLVEGSTHR comes from the coding sequence ATGCGTGCCGCACCCCCACCCCTCGCCGTCGACCCCACCGCCCTGAGCCGTCTGCTCGGCATCGCCCTCGACGCCCTCCGCGAGGGGGCGCAGGCCAGGGGCGGTCCCTTCCCGGCGGGGGGCCCGGGGGCCGTGGCCCGGAGGATCGCGGCCCTCGGAGCCGTACTCCCGGAGACCGGCACCGGCCCCGACGAGGCCCTCCGGACCCTCGCCCGGGTCCTCGCGGAGGGCGCCGCGGACCCCGCCCACCCCCTCTGCGCCGCCCATCTCCACACCCCGCCCCTCGCGCTCGCGGCGGCCGCCGATCTGGCCGCGTCCGCGCTGAACCCGTCGATGGACTCCTGGGACCAGGCGCCCGCGGCCTCCGCCCTGGAGGCCGAGGTCACGGCGGCCCTCGCCGCCGAGGTCTTCCCCGACGCGAAAACCCCCGACGCGCTCGTCACCACCGGCGGCACCGAGTCCAACCAGCTCGCCCTGCTCCTCGCCCGGGAGCGCCACGGCGCAGGACTGAGGACCGTCGTCGGGGCCAACGCCCACCACTCCTTCCGCCGCGCCGCCTGGCTCCTCGGTCTGCCCGAGCCGGTCGTCGTGCCCGCCCCGCACGGCACGATGGACCCGGCGGCCCTGGCGGAGGCCCTGGACCAGGACGGGCCCACCCTCGTCGCCGCCACCGCCGGCACCACCGACGAGGGCCTGATCGACCCGCTCCCCGAGATCGCCGACGTCTGCGCGGCCGCCGGCGCCGAGCTGCACGTGGACGCCGCGTACGGCGGCCCCGTTCTCTTCAGCCGTACCCACCGCCGTCTCCTCGACGGCCTCGACCGGGCCCGTACCGTCACCGTCGACCTGCACAAACTCGGCTGGCAGCCGGCCGCCGCGGGACTCCTCGCCGTACGCGACGCCGCCGACCCGGCCGTCCTCGGTCACACCGCCGACTACCTCAACGCCGACGACGACACCGAGGCGGGCCTGCCCGACCTCCTCGGCCGTTCCCTGCGCACCACCCGCCGCCCCGACGTCCTCAAGACCGCCGTCACCCTCCGGGCCCTCGGCCGCAGCGGCCTCGGCTCGCTCGTCGACACGTGCATGGAGCTCGCGCGGGACTTCGCCGATCTGGTGGAGAAGGCCCCGGGGTTCGACCTCCACGCCCGCCCCACCCTCACCACCGTCCTCTTCCGCCCCACCGGCGCCGAGGACGAGACCGTGGCCGCGATCCGCCGCACCCTCCTCGCCGAGGGCCGCGCCGTCCTCGGCCGGGCGACGGCCGACGGCCGCCTCTGGCTGAAGGCCACCCTGCTCAACCCCCACACCACCCCCGCGGACCTGGCAGACATCCTCACCCTCGTGGAAGGCAGCACGCACCGATGA
- a CDS encoding multicopper oxidase family protein, translating to MPDLTRRRVLAVGGALGVMAAGGLGVAAGLSRRPAATGAELRSAVPLPPPFEVPLPLPAVLKPVSKGAREDRYEIVQRETTAEILPGLRTRLWTYGGTFPGPTIESRRGRPVTVTHRNELPVPTVVHLHGGRTPAESDGYPTDLVTPAGWPTTAHGGDTGHGGHTGHGSGGPAGHGSGGAMHDPKAVTTALTREYTFPLDQRPTMLWYHDHRMDFTAPAIWRGLAGLHIVRDDAEEALGLPAGPRELPLMIADRAFAADGSLDYPSLDPTLRDRPGVREPYVAGVLGDVILVNGAPWPVHEVDAARHRLRLLNASNARHYELEAVTEDGRRLDLVQIGADQGLLAAPVKHGTLPVAPAERYDVVVDFAGVPVGGLVKLVNRLGSGRTRDVMAFRVVRKAADDSRVPSVLSTDLPTWRRSDAVRVRDFSFRAGRMGEDDGHGWLIGGQPFDPTRSDVTVRLGDVEIWRLVADVHHPVHLHLTGFRILSRGGDEPLPHDGGLKDTVSLRPGESAEIITRWEGYRGRYLFHCHNAEHEDMGMMANLQVT from the coding sequence ATGCCTGACCTGACCAGGCGCCGGGTCCTGGCCGTCGGCGGGGCGCTCGGGGTCATGGCGGCCGGCGGGCTGGGCGTCGCGGCCGGGCTGTCCCGCCGCCCGGCCGCCACCGGTGCCGAACTCCGCAGCGCCGTACCGCTGCCGCCCCCGTTCGAGGTGCCGCTGCCGCTGCCCGCCGTCCTCAAGCCGGTGAGCAAGGGCGCCCGGGAGGACCGCTACGAGATCGTCCAGCGCGAGACGACGGCGGAGATCCTGCCGGGCCTGCGGACCCGCCTGTGGACGTACGGCGGGACCTTCCCCGGCCCCACGATCGAGTCGCGGCGCGGCCGCCCGGTCACCGTGACCCACCGCAACGAGCTGCCCGTGCCGACCGTGGTGCACCTGCACGGCGGCCGCACCCCGGCGGAGTCGGACGGCTACCCGACGGACCTGGTCACGCCGGCGGGCTGGCCGACGACGGCGCACGGCGGCGACACGGGACACGGGGGCCACACGGGACACGGATCCGGTGGTCCCGCGGGACACGGATCCGGCGGGGCCATGCACGACCCGAAGGCCGTCACGACCGCCCTCACCCGGGAGTACACCTTCCCGCTGGACCAGCGGCCGACGATGCTCTGGTACCACGACCACCGGATGGACTTCACCGCCCCGGCGATCTGGCGGGGCCTCGCCGGACTGCACATCGTGCGCGACGACGCCGAGGAGGCCCTCGGCCTGCCCGCCGGGCCGCGCGAACTGCCGCTGATGATCGCGGACCGGGCCTTCGCCGCCGACGGCAGCCTCGACTACCCGTCCCTCGACCCCACCCTGAGGGACCGCCCGGGCGTCCGCGAGCCCTACGTCGCGGGGGTGCTCGGCGACGTGATCCTCGTCAACGGCGCCCCCTGGCCGGTGCACGAGGTCGACGCGGCCCGCCACCGCCTGCGCCTCCTGAACGCCTCCAATGCCCGGCACTACGAGCTCGAAGCGGTCACCGAGGACGGGCGACGCCTCGACCTCGTCCAGATCGGAGCCGACCAGGGCCTGCTCGCGGCACCGGTGAAGCACGGGACGCTGCCCGTCGCCCCGGCCGAACGCTACGACGTGGTCGTCGACTTCGCCGGAGTACCGGTCGGCGGCCTGGTCAAGCTGGTCAACCGCCTGGGCTCCGGCCGTACGCGTGACGTGATGGCCTTCAGGGTCGTACGCAAGGCGGCCGACGACAGCCGCGTCCCATCCGTCCTGTCGACCGACCTCCCGACGTGGCGGCGCTCGGACGCGGTCCGGGTACGCGACTTCTCCTTCCGCGCGGGACGCATGGGCGAGGACGACGGCCACGGCTGGCTGATCGGCGGGCAGCCCTTCGACCCGACTCGCTCGGACGTCACGGTCCGCCTGGGCGACGTGGAGATCTGGCGCCTGGTCGCCGACGTCCACCACCCCGTCCACCTCCACCTGACGGGCTTCCGGATCCTCTCCCGAGGCGGCGACGAACCCCTGCCGCACGACGGGGGCCTGAAGGACACGGTGTCCCTGCGGCCGGGGGAGTCGGCGGAGATCATCACGCGCTGGGAGGGGTATCGGGGGCGGTACCTCTTCCACTGCCACAACGCGGAACACGAGGACATGGGCATGATGGCAAACCTCCAGGTGACCTGA
- a CDS encoding LysR family transcriptional regulator, which yields MMDLHALRQFVVVARLEHLSRAAEELRVAQPSLSRTITRLEAELGTPLFDRAGRLRLNDAGKVFLRHVERSLGELDAGRRAVAAVTVGQLGSVRLASETFLTLTGPLGTFKRAHPAVEVELHQLAAAEMARALRAQEVDLCVASQPVPPEGLEAAQLLDEPVWVVTPLDHPLAGRGSVHVEELAHEPFVCTREGHWQRRLLDRLFALGGLGSPRVVCEGDEPSATAILVAAGLGIGLIPDMARRSATRAPVAWIAVDGPDCRRTLTLLWGADSRLSGAARLLRSALTEWDWTSGPV from the coding sequence ATGATGGATCTCCACGCGCTCAGGCAGTTCGTCGTCGTGGCCCGCCTCGAACACCTCAGCCGCGCCGCCGAGGAGCTCCGCGTGGCCCAGCCCTCGCTGAGCCGCACCATCACACGCCTTGAAGCCGAGCTCGGCACGCCGCTGTTCGACCGGGCCGGCCGGCTCCGGCTCAACGACGCCGGGAAGGTCTTCCTCCGGCACGTCGAGCGCTCCCTCGGGGAGCTCGACGCGGGGCGCCGGGCCGTCGCCGCCGTCACGGTCGGCCAGTTGGGCTCGGTACGGCTCGCCTCGGAGACCTTCCTCACCCTGACCGGACCGCTCGGGACGTTCAAACGGGCGCATCCCGCGGTCGAGGTCGAGCTCCACCAGCTGGCCGCCGCGGAGATGGCCCGCGCCCTCCGTGCGCAGGAGGTGGACCTGTGCGTCGCCTCGCAGCCGGTCCCGCCCGAGGGCCTGGAGGCGGCCCAGCTGCTCGACGAGCCGGTGTGGGTGGTCACCCCGCTCGACCACCCCCTGGCCGGCCGCGGCTCGGTGCACGTCGAGGAACTCGCCCACGAGCCCTTCGTCTGCACCCGCGAGGGGCACTGGCAGCGCCGGCTGCTCGACCGGCTGTTCGCCCTGGGCGGCCTGGGGTCGCCGAGGGTCGTCTGCGAGGGCGACGAGCCCAGCGCGACCGCGATCCTGGTCGCCGCCGGACTCGGCATCGGCCTCATCCCCGACATGGCCCGGCGCAGTGCCACCCGGGCGCCCGTCGCCTGGATCGCCGTCGACGGACCGGACTGCCGGCGCACCCTCACCCTGCTCTGGGGCGCCGACAGCCGGCTCTCCGGTGCCGCGCGGCTGCTGCGCTCCGCGCTCACCGAATGGGACTGGACCTCAGGTCCCGTCTAG
- the pepN gene encoding aminopeptidase N produces the protein MSVLTRDEAQTRAQLLDVHHYRVDLDLTTGDETFESQSLIRFTARAAGDTFVELKPETLHSALLDDEPLDVTALDGNRLPLTLTEGEHTLRISTTMRYSRTGEGMHRFTDPTDGESYVYTQLFMEDVQRVFASFDQPDLKAVFEVGVTAPEGWTVLANGITEQQPDGRWQAAPTPLLSTYFVCVAAGPFHSIRTEHAGLPFGIHCRRSLAAHLDADADEILAVTKACYDRYHEKFDEPYPFDSYDQAFVPEFNAGAMENPGLVTFRDEFVFRSAVTVTERQTRAMVIAHEMAHMWFGDLVTLRWWDDIWLNESFAEYMGYQTVNEACSDLFPDTWIDFGVTRKAWGYEADQRPSTHPVAPDPEAVPDTASALLNFDGISYAKGASALRQLVAWLGEKDFLAGINIHFKRHKFGNATLADFIDNLAAATDRDVHAWAEQWLRTTGVDTLRPRLEGEGTHWQLTVDRDGSRPHRIAVGVYDRDALDAPVLRERREIDVPQEAPAELAGPRPALVVLNEGDLTYTKVRFDETSEATLLWALSAVPDAVTRAVVWNSLRDMVRDGDLEPTTYLEAAHAHLPQETELALVQGVLGFARTQIADRYVTEEQRPAALAKIGDIARALLRRTEDGEEPGLRLTAVRACIDSATTPDKIASWLDEGTVHGGPELDPELRWRILARLAVLGAVDETVIAAELERDPSATGQEGAARCRASLPDPEAKAAAWSSLFDSDDLSNYLFTATAQGFWQPEQADLVREYVPRFYEAAVALGDRRGPAMAEAAGRYAFPVYAIDADSLALGESHLTADTMIPALHRKLVDQLDDLRRALRVRG, from the coding sequence ATGTCCGTACTGACGCGCGACGAAGCGCAGACCCGTGCCCAGCTCCTCGACGTCCACCACTACCGCGTGGACCTCGACCTCACCACCGGCGACGAGACCTTCGAGTCACAGAGCCTCATCCGCTTCACGGCCCGCGCCGCGGGGGACACCTTCGTCGAGCTCAAGCCCGAGACCCTGCACTCCGCCCTCCTCGACGACGAGCCCCTCGACGTCACCGCCCTCGACGGCAACCGGCTCCCGCTGACCCTCACCGAGGGCGAGCACACCCTCCGCATCAGCACCACCATGCGGTACTCCCGCACCGGCGAGGGCATGCACCGCTTCACGGACCCCACCGACGGCGAGTCGTACGTCTACACCCAGCTGTTCATGGAGGACGTCCAGCGCGTCTTCGCCTCCTTCGACCAGCCCGACCTGAAGGCCGTCTTCGAGGTGGGCGTCACCGCCCCCGAGGGCTGGACCGTCCTGGCCAACGGCATCACCGAGCAGCAGCCCGACGGCCGCTGGCAGGCCGCCCCCACCCCGCTGCTCTCCACCTACTTCGTCTGCGTCGCCGCCGGCCCCTTCCACAGCATCCGCACCGAGCACGCCGGCCTGCCCTTCGGCATCCACTGCCGCCGCTCCCTCGCCGCCCACCTCGACGCCGACGCCGACGAGATCCTCGCCGTCACCAAGGCCTGCTACGACCGCTACCACGAGAAGTTCGACGAGCCGTACCCCTTCGACTCGTACGACCAGGCCTTCGTCCCCGAGTTCAACGCCGGCGCCATGGAGAACCCCGGACTCGTCACCTTCCGCGACGAGTTCGTCTTCCGCTCCGCCGTCACCGTCACCGAGCGCCAGACCCGCGCCATGGTCATCGCCCACGAGATGGCCCACATGTGGTTCGGCGACCTCGTCACCCTGCGCTGGTGGGACGACATCTGGCTGAACGAGTCCTTCGCCGAGTACATGGGCTACCAGACCGTCAACGAGGCCTGCTCCGACCTCTTCCCCGACACCTGGATCGACTTCGGAGTCACCCGCAAGGCCTGGGGGTACGAGGCGGACCAGCGGCCCTCCACCCATCCCGTCGCCCCCGACCCGGAAGCCGTCCCCGACACCGCCTCCGCCCTCCTCAACTTCGACGGCATCTCCTACGCCAAGGGCGCCTCCGCCCTGCGCCAGCTCGTCGCCTGGCTCGGCGAGAAGGACTTCCTCGCCGGCATCAACATCCACTTCAAGCGCCACAAGTTCGGCAACGCCACCCTCGCCGACTTCATCGACAACCTGGCCGCGGCCACCGACCGCGACGTCCACGCCTGGGCCGAGCAGTGGCTGCGCACGACGGGCGTCGACACGCTCAGGCCGCGCCTCGAAGGCGAGGGCACCCACTGGCAGCTCACCGTCGACCGCGACGGCAGCCGCCCGCACCGGATCGCCGTCGGCGTCTACGACCGGGACGCCCTGGACGCGCCGGTCCTGCGCGAGCGCCGCGAGATCGACGTCCCGCAGGAGGCCCCCGCCGAGCTGGCCGGCCCGCGCCCCGCCCTCGTCGTCCTCAACGAGGGCGACCTCACCTACACCAAGGTGCGGTTCGACGAGACCTCCGAGGCGACGCTCCTGTGGGCGCTCTCCGCCGTCCCCGACGCGGTCACCCGCGCCGTCGTCTGGAACAGCCTGCGCGACATGGTCCGCGACGGGGACCTGGAGCCCACCACGTACCTGGAGGCCGCCCACGCCCACCTGCCGCAGGAGACCGAACTCGCCCTCGTCCAGGGCGTCCTCGGCTTCGCCCGCACCCAGATCGCCGACCGGTACGTCACCGAGGAACAGCGCCCCGCCGCCCTCGCGAAGATCGGCGACATCGCCCGCGCCCTGCTGCGCCGCACCGAGGACGGCGAGGAGCCCGGACTGCGCCTCACCGCCGTCCGCGCCTGCATCGACAGCGCCACCACCCCCGACAAGATCGCCTCCTGGCTCGACGAGGGCACCGTCCACGGCGGCCCGGAGCTCGACCCCGAGCTGCGCTGGCGGATCCTCGCCCGCCTCGCCGTCCTCGGCGCCGTGGACGAGACCGTGATCGCCGCCGAGCTGGAGCGGGACCCGAGCGCCACCGGCCAGGAAGGCGCGGCCCGCTGCCGGGCGTCCCTCCCGGACCCGGAGGCGAAGGCCGCCGCCTGGTCGTCCCTCTTCGACTCCGACGACCTGTCCAACTACCTGTTCACCGCCACCGCCCAGGGCTTCTGGCAGCCCGAACAGGCCGATCTCGTACGGGAGTACGTGCCGCGCTTCTACGAGGCGGCCGTCGCGCTCGGCGACCGCCGGGGCCCCGCGATGGCCGAGGCCGCGGGACGCTACGCCTTCCCGGTGTACGCGATCGACGCGGACTCCCTGGCCCTGGGCGAGTCCCACCTCACCGCCGACACGATGATTCCCGCCCTCCACCGCAAGCTCGTCGACCAGCTGGACGACCTGCGCCGGGCGCTGCGCGTGCGCGGCTGA
- a CDS encoding asparaginase, with protein MGRVTVFTLGGTISARGGDAARMTGQEVLAELGAPEDVVLRDFRRVPSSTLSFEDLAALADEVRKAVADGSGVVVVQGTDTLEETAFLLDLLCTTEQPIAVTGAMRRPDLPGADGPANLAAALAVAADPACRNLGVLVVLADEIHAARLARKTHTTSIATFASPGAGPIGTVVEGEPRILLRPAAPTALCALKFDPSVRVALVTLSLGDRGELLDAVDDRFQGLVVAAFGAGHAPAPLVEPLAEIARRIPVVLASRTGGGATLSDTYRSPGSEYDLLHHGLIPAGPLDPAKARILLHTLISSGAAGPTGYDRPRITAAFTHLNGSGLA; from the coding sequence ATGGGCCGCGTCACGGTCTTCACCCTCGGAGGGACCATCTCCGCACGAGGCGGTGACGCAGCCCGCATGACCGGTCAGGAGGTCCTCGCCGAGCTCGGCGCCCCCGAGGACGTCGTCCTGCGGGACTTCCGCCGCGTCCCCAGCTCCACCCTCTCCTTCGAGGACCTGGCGGCCCTCGCCGACGAGGTCCGCAAGGCCGTCGCCGACGGCTCCGGCGTGGTCGTCGTCCAGGGCACCGACACCCTGGAGGAGACCGCCTTCCTCCTCGACCTGCTCTGCACCACCGAGCAGCCGATCGCCGTCACCGGCGCCATGCGCCGCCCCGACCTGCCCGGCGCCGACGGCCCCGCCAACCTCGCCGCCGCGCTCGCCGTCGCCGCCGACCCCGCCTGCCGGAACCTCGGCGTCCTCGTCGTCCTCGCCGACGAGATCCACGCCGCCCGCCTCGCCCGCAAGACCCACACCACCTCGATCGCCACCTTCGCCTCACCCGGCGCCGGACCGATCGGCACCGTCGTCGAGGGCGAACCCCGGATCCTGCTCCGCCCCGCCGCCCCCACCGCGCTCTGCGCGCTGAAGTTCGACCCGTCCGTACGCGTCGCCCTGGTGACCCTCTCCCTCGGCGACCGCGGCGAACTCCTCGACGCCGTCGACGACCGCTTCCAGGGCCTCGTCGTCGCCGCCTTCGGCGCCGGACACGCCCCCGCCCCGCTCGTCGAACCCCTCGCCGAGATCGCCCGGCGCATCCCGGTCGTCCTGGCCTCCCGCACCGGCGGCGGCGCGACCCTCTCGGACACCTACCGGAGCCCCGGCTCCGAGTACGACCTGCTGCACCACGGACTGATCCCGGCCGGCCCGCTCGACCCCGCCAAGGCCCGGATCCTGCTCCACACCCTGATCTCCAGCGGTGCCGCGGGCCCGACCGGCTACGACCGCCCCCGCATCACGGCCGCCTTCACCCACCTGAACGGCTCCGGCCTCGCCTGA